From one Bacteroidales bacterium genomic stretch:
- a CDS encoding aspartate aminotransferase family protein, which yields MLSLRQLFLKHVAQTSESPLSLEIERAEGVYLFGSDGKRYFDLISGVSVSNVGHCHPRVVEAVNIQTSKYMHLMVYGEYIQYPQVRFAQRLTSILPEALNNVYFVNSGSEAVEGALKLAKRYTGRSEIISFVNAYHGSTHGALSVMGNEEPKRAFRPLLPGIKQIQFNFLPDLDLITKKTACVIVEPVQGEAGIISPIDGFLDKLRKKCNDTGSLLIFDEIQTGFGRTGKMFAFNKYGVIPDILLLAKAMGGGMPLGTFISSKTIMDSLSTNPPLGHITTFGGHPVSCASAIAALDVLIDERLIEGVDEKAKIFYDKLSKHPNVKEIRSDGLFMAIEVGSFEKILKLIKVALNNGVVLDWFLFCNTAFRVAPPLSITIKECHDAADLLLKSLDEI from the coding sequence ATGTTAAGTCTTAGGCAACTATTTCTTAAGCATGTTGCCCAAACATCTGAATCGCCTCTTTCGCTTGAGATAGAACGAGCTGAAGGGGTTTATTTATTTGGATCTGATGGGAAACGTTACTTTGATTTAATATCAGGTGTTTCGGTTAGCAATGTTGGCCATTGCCACCCGAGGGTGGTTGAGGCCGTAAATATTCAGACCTCAAAGTATATGCATCTTATGGTTTATGGTGAATATATTCAATACCCACAAGTGAGATTTGCCCAAAGGTTAACTTCTATTCTACCAGAGGCACTTAATAATGTATACTTTGTTAACTCGGGTAGCGAAGCCGTAGAAGGAGCATTAAAACTAGCAAAACGCTATACGGGTCGTTCAGAGATAATTTCATTTGTTAATGCGTATCACGGAAGTACACACGGTGCTTTAAGCGTAATGGGCAATGAGGAACCTAAAAGAGCCTTTAGACCTTTACTCCCAGGGATTAAACAAATTCAGTTTAATTTTTTACCCGATTTAGATTTAATAACAAAAAAAACTGCTTGCGTTATAGTTGAACCTGTTCAGGGTGAGGCGGGTATAATTTCACCTATTGATGGATTTCTAGATAAATTACGGAAAAAGTGCAATGATACAGGCTCCCTTTTAATTTTCGATGAAATACAGACTGGCTTTGGAAGAACAGGAAAGATGTTTGCATTTAATAAGTATGGAGTTATCCCAGATATTCTATTACTTGCCAAGGCAATGGGTGGTGGCATGCCACTAGGAACTTTTATTTCGTCTAAAACAATCATGGACAGTTTGAGTACAAATCCACCCTTAGGGCACATTACGACATTTGGTGGACACCCTGTTTCTTGTGCATCAGCAATTGCTGCTTTGGATGTGCTAATTGACGAAAGGCTAATTGAGGGGGTGGATGAAAAAGCTAAAATATTTTATGATAAGTTAAGTAAGCACCCGAATGTTAAGGAGATAAGGTCTGATGGACTATTTATGGCTATTGAAGTTGGTTCATTTGAAAAAATTTTGAAGTTGATTAAAGTTGCATTAAATAATGGTGTAGTTTTGGATTGGTTTTTATTTTGTAATACTGCCTTTCGAGTTGCACCCCCATTAAGTATTACTATTAAGGAGTGTCATGATGCTGCTGATTTGCTTTTAAAGTCATTAGATGAAATCTGA
- a CDS encoding ABC transporter ATP-binding protein produces the protein MKRFFKVFRFIYPYKWQAIANITTNLLGTAFGLFSILMAIPFLKVLFGTQPLVDVKPEFTFNVDSITQYFNYLVSQIITEHGKAKALLFIIVLVIVTSFLKNLFSYLALWFLAPIRNGVVKDIRNALFQKIMVLPLSYFSDEKKGDIISKMTNDVNEIEVSIIRSLEMFFRDPIAIIVYLLILIKMSPSLTMFVLILLPIAGFIIGRIGKNLKKTSFKGQKRMGTLLSIIEETLGGLRIIKAFNAEGKVTKRFENTNSFYTRLMIKMWRRRDLASPLSEFLGTVVIALVLWYGGKLILSGNSNLSGEVLIGYVACFYMIINPAKSFSSAYFNIIKGLASADRIDTILSAENSIKNSVDAKAIKSFESIIEYKNVSFKYEDDYVLKNINLTIEKGKTVALVGQSGSGKSTMVDLLPRFYDLEEGEILIDGINIKEYTLESLRGLMGNVNQEPILFNDTFFNNIAFGVENTSEEFVTSAAKIANANDFIVATPNGYYSNIGDRGSKLSGGQRQRVSIARAILKNPPIMILDEATSALDTESEKLVQEAIENLMKHRTSLVIAHRLSTVRNADLICVLHEGEIVERGKHEDLIVLNGIYTKLYNLQTL, from the coding sequence ATGAAAAGATTTTTTAAGGTTTTCCGCTTTATATATCCTTATAAATGGCAAGCAATAGCTAATATTACCACCAATCTTTTGGGAACTGCTTTTGGCTTGTTTTCAATTTTAATGGCAATCCCCTTCTTAAAAGTGCTTTTTGGAACACAACCTTTAGTTGATGTAAAACCAGAATTTACGTTTAATGTCGACTCAATAACTCAATACTTTAATTATTTGGTATCCCAAATAATCACGGAACATGGCAAAGCCAAAGCGCTGTTATTTATAATTGTTTTAGTTATCGTCACCTCTTTTTTGAAAAATCTTTTCTCATATCTTGCTTTATGGTTTTTGGCTCCAATTAGGAATGGCGTAGTTAAGGATATAAGGAATGCTCTATTTCAAAAGATTATGGTATTGCCATTAAGTTATTTTTCTGATGAGAAGAAAGGCGACATTATTAGTAAAATGACCAATGACGTTAATGAGATAGAAGTTTCAATAATTAGATCTCTGGAAATGTTTTTTAGAGATCCTATTGCAATTATTGTATATCTATTGATACTAATTAAGATGAGTCCCAGCTTAACAATGTTTGTACTTATCTTATTACCTATTGCTGGTTTTATAATTGGTCGAATTGGTAAAAACTTGAAGAAAACATCCTTTAAGGGGCAAAAAAGGATGGGCACTCTTCTCTCGATTATTGAGGAGACGCTTGGAGGACTTCGAATCATTAAAGCATTCAATGCTGAAGGAAAGGTTACGAAGCGTTTTGAGAATACCAATAGTTTTTACACTCGTCTTATGATCAAAATGTGGCGGAGACGAGACCTAGCCTCACCATTAAGTGAATTTTTAGGAACAGTAGTTATTGCACTTGTACTATGGTATGGCGGAAAACTTATTCTTAGCGGGAATAGTAATCTTTCTGGGGAGGTTCTAATTGGTTATGTAGCCTGTTTCTATATGATTATAAACCCTGCAAAATCATTTTCTAGCGCATATTTTAATATTATTAAGGGATTGGCTTCGGCTGATCGTATTGATACTATTCTTAGTGCTGAAAACAGTATTAAAAATAGTGTGGACGCAAAAGCAATAAAAAGTTTTGAATCGATTATTGAATATAAGAATGTAAGTTTTAAATACGAGGATGATTATGTTCTTAAAAATATTAACCTAACAATTGAAAAAGGAAAAACGGTTGCACTTGTTGGACAATCAGGATCGGGTAAAAGCACTATGGTCGACTTACTTCCCAGATTCTATGATCTTGAGGAGGGTGAAATTTTGATTGATGGTATTAATATAAAGGAGTATACCCTTGAAAGTCTTCGTGGATTAATGGGAAATGTTAACCAAGAGCCAATACTTTTTAACGATACATTTTTCAATAATATAGCATTTGGCGTTGAGAATACTTCGGAAGAATTTGTTACTAGTGCTGCCAAAATAGCTAATGCAAACGATTTTATTGTTGCCACGCCCAATGGTTACTATTCAAATATTGGGGATAGAGGCAGTAAACTTTCTGGAGGTCAGCGCCAACGGGTAAGTATAGCTAGAGCTATTCTTAAAAACCCCCCAATTATGATTCTCGATGAGGCTACAAGTGCACTAGATACTGAATCAGAAAAATTAGTACAAGAGGCAATCGAAAATCTAATGAAGCATCGTACCTCATTGGTAATTGCCCATAGGCTTTCAACAGTTCGTAATGCAGATCTTATTTGTGTTCTCCACGAAGGAGAGATTGTTGAAAGAGGGAAACACGAGGATTTGATAGTTCTGAATGGGATTTATACAAAACTATATAACCTACAAACCTTATAA
- a CDS encoding response regulator transcription factor produces the protein MNCIIIDDDEMSRRVVEEFINRTDFLNLKNSFSNAVEAINYVKQDEDVHLIFLDIEMPEMSGIDFLNTLLTPPQVVIISSKEEYAIQAFDYSVTDYLLKPITYARYFKAVSKAYEIFNKGRANVDVEKEIFIKKNSSLVRIKYNDILWIEALENYVVINTINDKFTIHFTMKSIENQLPSIKFKRVHRSFIVNISRITSIEDNSVIIKLNEIKKVIPIGKSYKEKLLNEINLMNK, from the coding sequence ATGAACTGTATTATAATAGATGATGATGAGATGTCGAGAAGGGTAGTGGAAGAGTTTATTAACCGTACGGACTTCTTAAATCTTAAAAACTCCTTTTCAAATGCAGTAGAAGCAATTAATTATGTAAAGCAGGATGAGGATGTACATTTAATTTTTCTCGATATTGAAATGCCCGAGATGAGTGGAATTGATTTTTTGAATACTTTATTGACTCCACCTCAAGTAGTTATTATTTCCTCAAAGGAGGAATATGCTATTCAAGCATTTGATTATAGCGTTACTGATTATTTGCTTAAACCAATTACTTATGCACGTTACTTTAAAGCAGTAAGTAAGGCTTATGAAATTTTCAATAAAGGCCGCGCTAATGTAGATGTTGAAAAGGAAATCTTTATTAAAAAAAACAGCTCTTTAGTTAGGATTAAGTATAATGATATACTTTGGATTGAAGCGTTGGAGAATTATGTTGTTATCAATACTATAAATGATAAATTTACAATACATTTTACAATGAAGTCGATTGAAAACCAATTGCCTTCAATAAAATTCAAACGTGTTCATAGATCTTTTATTGTAAATATTAGCAGGATAACAAGTATTGAGGATAATTCTGTTATCATTAAATTGAATGAAATTAAGAAAGTTATACCAATTGGTAAGTCCTATAAAGAGAAACTCCTAAATGAGATTAATTTAATGAATAAATAA
- a CDS encoding HU family DNA-binding protein, translating into MNKAQLIDAIAGEAGLTKADAKKALDAFVKTTGTALKKGDRVALVGFGSFSVNKRSARTGRNPQTGKPITIKAKKVVKFKPGSDLSGHVQ; encoded by the coding sequence ATGAACAAAGCACAACTTATCGATGCAATTGCAGGTGAAGCTGGTTTAACTAAAGCAGATGCTAAAAAAGCTCTTGACGCTTTTGTAAAAACAACTGGTACAGCTCTAAAAAAAGGCGATAGAGTAGCTCTTGTAGGTTTTGGTTCATTCTCAGTTAATAAGAGAAGCGCAAGAACTGGCCGTAATCCTCAAACTGGCAAACCTATTACTATTAAAGCTAAAAAGGTTGTAAAATTCAAACCAGGTAGTGATCTTAGCGGACACGTACAATAG
- the htpG gene encoding molecular chaperone HtpG has protein sequence MQKGKIGVTTENIFPIIKKFLYSDHEIFLREIISNAVDATQKLKTLASVGEYKGELGDLTINVEVDKDAGTIKISDKGIGMTADEIEKYINQIAFSGAEEFLEKYKNQNNAIIGHFGLGFYSSFMVSDKVEIITKSHKDESKAVHWKCDGTPDYDIEEIDRTERGTDIILYINDDSKEFLEESRIEGLLKKYCRYLPIPISFGTEKEWKDGKEVDTKKVKIINDINPLWTRKPVDLKDEDYQKFYHDLYPVAEEPLFNIHLNVDYPFNLTGILYFPKIKTNFDIQKNKIQLYCNQVYVTDSVEGIVPEFLTLLHGVIDSPDIPLNVSRSYLQSDSNVKKISGHIMKKVADRLQDIFKNDRPQFEKKWDDLKLFITYGMISDEKFYERADKFSLFKNVDGKYFTFEEYEKLIKENQTDKNKTLVYLYTNDKEEQHSYIETVQNKGYDVLMMDGQLDPHLINSLESKLKDSRFVRVDSDVVEKLIVKEDRKEVSLAIDEQNDLRSVFEGALPENSHYWVSFEELEETANPVVITRSEFMRRMKDMAAMNSSAGFYGNMPDSLNLVVNVSHPLIKKVIKSKGKELGAKIGELDTQIKPVEANVDELKKKTKDKKDEEIAQVDKDSLSEAEKELDKLKDEKKVMLKGFGKDNKLVKQMIDLALLANNMLKGEDLSRFVKRSVDLIK, from the coding sequence ATGCAAAAAGGAAAAATTGGTGTAACAACGGAGAACATATTCCCAATCATTAAGAAGTTTCTTTATTCTGATCATGAGATATTTCTTCGCGAGATTATCTCCAATGCAGTTGATGCTACTCAAAAGTTAAAAACATTAGCTTCGGTAGGTGAATATAAAGGAGAACTTGGAGATCTTACAATTAATGTGGAAGTTGATAAAGATGCAGGTACAATTAAAATATCTGACAAAGGTATTGGGATGACTGCCGATGAAATTGAGAAGTATATTAACCAGATTGCTTTCTCAGGGGCTGAGGAATTTCTGGAAAAATATAAAAATCAAAATAACGCAATAATCGGTCATTTTGGGTTAGGTTTTTATTCATCCTTCATGGTTAGCGATAAGGTTGAGATAATTACCAAATCTCATAAGGATGAGTCCAAGGCTGTTCATTGGAAATGCGATGGAACACCTGATTATGATATAGAAGAAATAGACAGAACTGAAAGAGGTACAGATATAATACTCTATATTAACGATGATTCAAAAGAATTTCTTGAGGAAAGTAGAATCGAAGGCCTTTTGAAGAAATACTGTAGGTATTTACCAATTCCAATTTCTTTTGGAACTGAAAAAGAGTGGAAAGACGGTAAAGAGGTAGATACCAAAAAGGTGAAGATTATTAATGACATCAATCCTCTTTGGACACGCAAACCTGTTGACCTAAAGGATGAGGATTACCAGAAGTTCTATCATGATTTATACCCAGTAGCAGAAGAACCCTTATTCAATATTCATCTTAATGTTGATTATCCTTTCAATCTAACAGGAATACTTTATTTCCCTAAAATAAAAACCAATTTTGATATCCAGAAGAATAAGATTCAACTATACTGCAATCAGGTTTATGTAACTGATTCAGTGGAAGGTATTGTTCCAGAGTTTTTGACTCTACTTCATGGAGTAATCGATTCTCCTGATATTCCTCTTAATGTATCGCGTAGCTATTTACAGAGTGATTCCAACGTTAAAAAGATTTCGGGTCACATTATGAAAAAAGTTGCAGATAGACTTCAAGATATCTTTAAGAACGATAGACCACAATTCGAGAAAAAGTGGGATGACCTTAAACTTTTCATCACCTATGGTATGATTTCAGATGAGAAGTTCTACGAAAGGGCTGATAAATTTTCACTGTTCAAAAATGTTGATGGCAAATACTTCACCTTTGAGGAGTATGAAAAGTTAATTAAAGAAAATCAAACTGATAAAAATAAGACCCTTGTCTACTTATACACTAATGATAAGGAGGAACAGCACAGTTATATTGAAACAGTTCAAAACAAAGGTTATGATGTTCTCATGATGGACGGACAACTCGATCCACATTTAATTAATAGCCTTGAAAGTAAACTAAAGGATTCTCGTTTTGTCAGGGTCGATTCTGATGTAGTTGAAAAATTGATTGTTAAGGAAGATCGTAAAGAGGTTAGCCTAGCAATTGATGAGCAAAATGATCTCCGTTCGGTTTTTGAAGGAGCTTTACCTGAGAATTCTCACTACTGGGTGTCGTTTGAAGAACTTGAGGAAACTGCTAACCCTGTGGTTATCACTCGTTCTGAGTTTATGCGCAGGATGAAGGATATGGCTGCAATGAATTCATCAGCAGGATTTTACGGGAATATGCCAGATAGTTTAAACCTAGTGGTTAACGTTTCGCATCCACTAATTAAAAAGGTAATAAAATCGAAAGGCAAAGAGTTAGGAGCAAAGATAGGCGAGTTGGATACTCAGATTAAACCTGTAGAGGCTAATGTTGATGAGCTGAAGAAGAAGACCAAGGATAAAAAAGATGAGGAGATTGCTCAAGTCGACAAGGATTCACTTTCCGAAGCCGAAAAGGAATTGGATAAGTTAAAGGATGAAAAGAAAGTAATGCTTAAAGGGTTTGGTAAGGACAACAAATTAGTAAAGCAGATGATTGATCTTGCACTTCTAGCAAACAACATGCTGAAAGGAGAAGATCTAAGCCGATTTGTTAAGCGAAGTGTGGATTTGATTAAATAA
- a CDS encoding menaquinone biosynthesis protein, translating to MIEKIRVSAVSYLNSIPFVYGLQNSSILEKINLSLDYPAECARKLADDEVDIGLVPVAVIPSLPYYNIISDFCIGAEGPVRTVVLLSNSPIETLDRIYLDYQSRTSVMLIKVLSNNLWKIKPEWIPYTPQHTLNDIDPYDGIVIIGDRVFELESKFKYRYDLAEEWIRLTGLPFVFAAWTANKQIDKTFLYSFNQSLKLGVDNIDASIDSLTALNISRLDAQLYFKNNISFDLNSKKREALKLFWSLSKEI from the coding sequence ATGATAGAAAAGATTAGGGTATCGGCAGTATCATATTTAAACTCTATTCCTTTTGTTTACGGGTTACAAAATTCAAGTATATTAGAAAAAATAAACTTGTCGTTAGATTATCCGGCGGAATGCGCACGAAAACTTGCTGATGATGAAGTCGATATAGGATTAGTTCCTGTAGCTGTCATACCATCTCTACCTTATTATAATATTATTTCTGATTTCTGCATAGGCGCTGAAGGGCCTGTAAGAACTGTTGTGCTACTTAGCAACTCACCAATTGAAACTCTCGATAGAATTTACCTTGATTATCAATCAAGAACATCTGTTATGTTGATTAAAGTTTTATCGAATAATCTTTGGAAAATCAAACCCGAATGGATTCCCTATACCCCACAACATACATTAAATGACATCGATCCTTATGATGGAATTGTAATAATTGGCGATAGGGTATTTGAACTTGAATCCAAATTTAAATATCGATACGATCTTGCTGAAGAATGGATTAGGCTAACAGGTTTACCATTTGTATTTGCTGCCTGGACAGCAAATAAGCAAATTGACAAAACCTTCCTTTACTCATTTAACCAGTCCCTAAAACTGGGAGTTGATAATATTGATGCATCTATTGATTCGCTCACTGCACTTAATATAAGTAGGCTTGATGCTCAGCTATATTTTAAGAATAATATCTCATTCGACTTGAACAGTAAAAAAAGGGAAGCATTAAAACTATTTTGGAGTCTTAGTAAAGAGATTTAA
- a CDS encoding four helix bundle protein: MIYKSYKDLEIYQLAYKLAIEVHCLSLTLPKYELFEQGSQIRRSSKSIKDNIAEGFGRRRYRDEFIRFLIFSQSSCDETISQLNMISDIHFSEKPLNDLINRYEILGKQINKYIQYVESNWK; encoded by the coding sequence ATGATTTACAAAAGTTATAAGGATCTTGAAATTTACCAGTTAGCTTACAAACTTGCAATTGAAGTTCATTGTCTAAGTTTAACTTTACCAAAGTATGAATTATTTGAGCAAGGAAGCCAAATAAGAAGATCTAGTAAAAGCATTAAAGATAACATTGCTGAGGGTTTTGGTAGAAGAAGGTACAGGGATGAATTTATTAGGTTTCTAATATTTTCACAATCTTCTTGTGATGAAACAATCTCGCAACTTAATATGATTAGCGATATACATTTTTCCGAAAAACCATTAAATGATTTAATTAATCGATATGAAATTTTGGGAAAACAGATAAATAAATACATTCAATATGTTGAATCTAACTGGAAATAG
- the purB gene encoding adenylosuccinate lyase, with the protein MDFTQLTAISPIDGRYRDKIEEYSSFFSEFALIKYRVFVEVEYFIALCELPLPQLTKVDKSSFGVVREICSNFSFEDALQIKEIEKTTNHDVKAVEYFLKEKFDLNNLGDFKEFIHFGLTSQDINNTAFPLMLRDSLNDVYFPYLEQVIEKLKYFSNEWRDVPLLARTHGQPASPTCLGKEIKVFVERLEVQVKQLKSIPLSAKFGGATGNLNAHHIAYPEIDWVAFANRFVNQILGLNRSQTTTQIEHYDNLAAQFDCMKRINTILIDLCRDIWTYVSMDYFKQKIKKGEIGSSAMPHKVNPIDFENAEGNFGMANAIFEHLSAKLPISRLQRDLTDSTVLRNIGVPMAHTLISFKSTLKGFDKLLLNAEAINNDLNKNWTVVAEAIQTILRREGYPNPYEVLKNLTRTNKPISQNDVVQFIDNLEVSPQIKEQLKLITPFSYTGLY; encoded by the coding sequence ATGGACTTTACTCAATTAACTGCAATTTCGCCAATCGACGGTAGATATAGAGATAAAATTGAAGAGTATTCATCCTTCTTTTCGGAGTTTGCACTAATCAAATATCGAGTTTTTGTAGAGGTTGAATATTTTATTGCTCTATGTGAGTTACCCCTTCCTCAATTAACTAAGGTTGATAAATCATCATTCGGAGTTGTGAGAGAAATTTGTAGTAATTTTTCCTTTGAAGATGCCCTGCAAATTAAGGAAATTGAGAAAACTACAAATCATGATGTAAAGGCTGTTGAGTATTTTTTAAAGGAGAAATTTGATTTGAATAATTTGGGTGATTTTAAGGAGTTTATTCATTTTGGGTTAACCTCACAGGATATTAATAATACGGCATTCCCCTTAATGTTAAGGGATTCGTTAAATGATGTGTACTTTCCCTATCTTGAACAGGTTATTGAAAAATTAAAATATTTTTCCAATGAATGGAGGGATGTTCCTTTGCTTGCAAGAACACACGGACAACCGGCCTCTCCAACATGCCTAGGTAAGGAGATAAAAGTATTTGTTGAACGCTTAGAAGTACAAGTTAAGCAGCTTAAAAGCATACCATTATCTGCTAAATTTGGCGGAGCTACTGGTAATCTTAATGCTCACCACATTGCATATCCTGAAATCGATTGGGTTGCATTTGCAAATAGATTTGTAAATCAAATCCTTGGACTTAATCGTTCTCAAACAACAACTCAAATTGAGCATTACGATAATTTAGCAGCACAGTTTGATTGCATGAAGAGGATTAACACTATTCTCATCGATTTGTGCAGGGATATTTGGACATATGTGTCGATGGATTATTTCAAACAAAAGATCAAAAAAGGCGAAATTGGATCATCTGCAATGCCGCATAAAGTAAATCCAATAGATTTTGAGAATGCTGAAGGTAATTTTGGTATGGCAAATGCAATTTTCGAACATCTTTCGGCTAAATTACCAATATCCCGCTTGCAGCGCGATTTAACTGATAGCACTGTGTTGAGGAATATAGGTGTGCCGATGGCACATACCCTTATTTCATTTAAGTCTACCTTAAAAGGTTTTGATAAACTACTGCTTAATGCTGAAGCCATAAATAACGATTTGAATAAAAATTGGACTGTAGTGGCAGAAGCAATCCAAACTATTCTTAGACGTGAGGGTTATCCTAATCCATACGAAGTCCTAAAGAACCTAACTAGAACTAATAAACCCATATCACAGAATGATGTTGTTCAGTTTATTGATAATTTAGAGGTTAGCCCCCAAATTAAAGAGCAACTGAAACTTATTACACCTTTTAGTTATACGGGTCTTTATTAA
- a CDS encoding pyridoxal phosphate-dependent aminotransferase, with protein MEKVSARLAALAESQTLAMSQKSKDLKAQGHNVIDLSVGEPDFQTPDFVKNAAKKAIDDNFSFYSPVPGYRDLLEAISAKLKRENNLDYAPEQIVVSNGAKQSLTNILLCLVDKDDEVIVPAPYWVSYVELVKLAEGKSVVIETNIKDNFKITIKQLEEAITPKTKMLILCSPSNPTGSIYTHDELVAISKVIEKHPDIFVISDEIYEHINFVGKHESFAQFESIRDRVIIINGVSKGYAMTGWRIGYSASAKWIAKASIKLQGQTTSGASSIAQKASTAAINSDGSYPAEMRKGFEKRRNFMVDALSKIKGFNTNVPQGAFYIFPEISYFFGKTDGKTTIKNSDDFAMFLLNTAHVALVPGSAFGAPDYIRFSYAASDAQLKDACERIAKAVELLK; from the coding sequence ATGGAAAAAGTATCAGCAAGATTAGCAGCATTAGCTGAATCACAAACATTGGCGATGTCACAAAAAAGTAAGGATTTAAAGGCTCAAGGGCATAATGTAATCGACTTAAGTGTTGGTGAACCCGATTTCCAAACCCCCGATTTTGTGAAGAACGCCGCAAAGAAGGCGATTGATGATAATTTTTCATTTTACTCCCCTGTCCCTGGTTATCGCGATTTGCTCGAAGCCATTTCAGCAAAACTTAAAAGGGAGAATAATCTTGACTATGCGCCTGAACAGATTGTTGTTTCTAATGGTGCAAAGCAGAGTCTCACAAATATTCTGTTATGTTTAGTAGATAAGGATGATGAGGTAATTGTTCCTGCTCCATATTGGGTTAGCTATGTTGAACTGGTTAAACTTGCCGAAGGAAAAAGCGTTGTAATTGAAACCAATATCAAGGATAATTTTAAAATTACAATTAAGCAATTAGAGGAAGCAATTACGCCCAAAACTAAGATGCTTATTCTTTGCTCACCTTCAAACCCAACTGGTAGTATTTACACACACGATGAACTTGTTGCTATATCTAAAGTAATTGAAAAACATCCTGATATATTTGTGATTTCCGATGAAATCTATGAGCATATAAACTTTGTTGGAAAACACGAAAGTTTTGCTCAGTTCGAAAGTATTCGTGACAGGGTAATAATAATTAATGGAGTTTCGAAGGGTTATGCAATGACAGGCTGGCGTATTGGCTATTCAGCATCGGCAAAATGGATTGCCAAAGCAAGTATTAAGTTACAAGGTCAAACAACATCAGGAGCCAGTTCTATTGCTCAAAAAGCATCAACGGCAGCTATTAACTCCGATGGTTCTTACCCTGCCGAAATGCGTAAAGGTTTTGAAAAACGCAGAAATTTCATGGTTGACGCTCTTTCAAAAATCAAAGGTTTTAATACGAATGTACCTCAAGGAGCTTTTTATATTTTCCCCGAAATATCTTACTTCTTTGGTAAAACAGATGGGAAAACTACCATCAAGAATTCTGATGATTTTGCAATGTTTTTGTTAAACACTGCGCATGTAGCTCTTGTTCCTGGTAGCGCATTTGGAGCACCTGATTATATTAGATTCTCTTACGCTGCATCGGATGCACAACTGAAAGATGCTTGTGAAAGGATAGCTAAGGCGGTGGAGTTGTTGAAGTAA
- a CDS encoding RNA methyltransferase, whose translation MAFLSECIYERRVSQIQRVLESRTRYITVVLEDIYQSQNASAVLRTCDCLGLQDIHIIENRHSFNINPQVVLGSNKWLTIKKYKNEPDNSIKAIEVLRNEGYRILATTPHTEEVPLDRFDLQKGKVALFFGTELSGLSKTVLNNADEFVSIPMYGFTESFNISVSAAIVLYSLTKTLRDSNIQYQLSDDEREDLLLLWLKATTKKWEMMEKRFLFEKKVESLKNTDL comes from the coding sequence ATTGCTTTTTTATCGGAATGTATCTATGAGCGAAGAGTTTCTCAAATCCAAAGGGTGCTTGAGTCTAGAACTAGATATATTACAGTAGTTCTTGAGGATATTTATCAATCACAAAACGCTAGTGCAGTATTACGTACTTGCGATTGTTTGGGTCTTCAAGATATTCATATTATTGAGAATAGACATAGTTTTAATATCAACCCGCAGGTAGTTTTGGGTTCCAACAAATGGCTAACAATCAAAAAATATAAAAATGAGCCTGATAATTCTATTAAGGCAATAGAGGTGCTTAGAAATGAAGGATATAGAATCTTAGCTACAACACCTCACACAGAAGAAGTCCCTTTGGATCGTTTTGATTTACAAAAAGGGAAAGTTGCTTTGTTTTTTGGAACTGAACTTTCTGGATTATCAAAGACGGTTTTAAACAATGCCGATGAATTCGTATCAATACCTATGTATGGTTTTACGGAAAGTTTTAATATATCGGTCTCTGCTGCAATAGTCTTATACTCACTTACAAAAACACTAAGAGATTCTAATATTCAATATCAATTATCTGATGATGAAAGGGAAGATCTTCTTTTATTGTGGCTAAAAGCAACAACTAAAAAGTGGGAAATGATGGAAAAACGTTTTTTATTTGAAAAGAAAGTTGAATCTTTAAAAAATACTGACCTATGA